One Qipengyuania gaetbuli genomic region harbors:
- a CDS encoding YadA-like family protein, whose protein sequence is MRTMNNAGRAICAGLMTSVAGGALIVAVPASAQSAETCFRDSGGNVYCDEPNDFDYLASTYGYAGINDGAYDNLDSKIEQTAPSEAEVEAAQAELDAANENATTLTDAQSAVEASLTDENLEAFADVDTAEAALASAQGAEAAAGNDLNDAQVAFDVAADDLTDANQGVTAAQVAISDAQDAVDAAQAAYDADQTPENLAALNAALADRADAQLALVDAEEARADALAAANAASADLTAAQTAFNDAVDARVAAADDLSDALTALDTSLASNDDFVDAITDAGYTADAAGLTTLTGDAEAATVAAAVEQQQFDALDDATNTYIRAQEVLVAAAENENAAIAAASQALLGDPRADETNSEVEVIAALVDHEGRITANEATLVDHEGRITANEATLVDHETRITANEATLVDHEGRITTNEANIASNTARITVAEATLVEHDARITTNATNIASNTARIVVAEATLVEHDERITANSAAIVAEAETRAAADAQLLERITAEENARIAADNAIMAQITDLGGRVGAIETRIDQLDDRISSSTATAIALGGMGFLPDTKFNLSVAGGFYEGANAIAANAGIRVSNNIAITAGIGGGLNKDGKVGGRVGVIFGW, encoded by the coding sequence ATGCGTACTATGAATAATGCGGGTCGCGCTATCTGCGCAGGCCTGATGACCAGCGTCGCAGGGGGCGCGCTGATCGTCGCAGTCCCGGCTTCGGCGCAGTCTGCTGAAACCTGCTTCCGTGACAGTGGCGGCAACGTGTATTGCGACGAGCCGAACGATTTCGACTACCTCGCCAGCACCTATGGCTACGCGGGGATCAACGACGGCGCATACGACAACCTCGACAGCAAGATCGAACAGACCGCTCCGAGCGAAGCCGAAGTCGAAGCTGCCCAAGCCGAACTCGACGCTGCCAACGAGAACGCAACGACCCTGACCGACGCGCAGTCGGCTGTCGAAGCGTCGCTGACCGACGAAAATCTCGAAGCATTCGCCGATGTTGACACGGCAGAAGCAGCCCTCGCAAGCGCGCAGGGTGCCGAAGCCGCTGCGGGTAACGACCTCAACGACGCGCAGGTCGCTTTCGACGTTGCTGCGGATGACCTGACCGATGCCAACCAGGGTGTCACCGCTGCCCAGGTCGCGATTTCGGACGCACAGGACGCCGTCGACGCTGCCCAGGCCGCTTACGACGCCGACCAGACGCCGGAAAACCTGGCTGCCCTGAACGCAGCGCTCGCCGATCGTGCCGATGCCCAGCTGGCCCTCGTGGACGCGGAAGAAGCTCGCGCCGACGCGCTTGCCGCTGCAAACGCCGCTTCGGCAGACCTTACGGCTGCCCAGACCGCGTTCAACGACGCAGTCGACGCACGCGTTGCCGCTGCCGACGACCTGTCGGATGCGCTGACCGCACTCGACACCTCGCTCGCTTCGAACGACGACTTCGTCGATGCGATCACCGACGCCGGTTACACGGCTGACGCTGCGGGCCTGACCACGCTGACCGGCGATGCCGAAGCAGCGACGGTTGCCGCTGCGGTCGAGCAGCAGCAGTTCGACGCTCTCGACGATGCGACCAACACCTACATCCGTGCCCAGGAAGTGCTGGTTGCAGCTGCCGAAAACGAAAACGCTGCCATCGCAGCCGCTTCGCAGGCTCTCCTTGGCGACCCGCGTGCCGACGAAACCAATTCGGAAGTCGAAGTGATCGCCGCCCTCGTCGACCACGAAGGCCGTATCACCGCCAACGAAGCGACCCTCGTCGACCACGAAGGCCGTATCACCGCCAACGAAGCGACTCTCGTCGACCACGAGACCCGTATCACGGCGAACGAAGCGACCCTCGTCGACCACGAAGGCCGCATCACCACCAACGAAGCCAACATCGCCAGCAACACTGCGCGTATCACGGTGGCGGAAGCGACCCTCGTTGAGCATGATGCTCGCATCACGACCAACGCGACCAACATCGCCAGCAACACCGCCCGTATCGTGGTGGCAGAAGCGACCCTCGTCGAGCATGACGAGCGTATCACGGCCAACTCGGCTGCGATCGTCGCTGAAGCCGAAACCCGCGCTGCTGCCGACGCGCAGCTGCTCGAGCGTATCACGGCTGAAGAAAACGCCCGCATCGCTGCAGACAATGCGATAATGGCACAGATCACCGACCTGGGTGGCCGCGTCGGCGCGATCGAAACCCGTATCGACCAGCTCGATGACCGCATTTCGAGCTCGACCGCTACGGCGATTGCCCTTGGTGGCATGGGCTTCCTGCCCGACACCAAGTTCAATCTCTCGGTGGCCGGCGGCTTCTATGAAGGCGCCAATGCCATCGCCGCCAACGCGGGTATCCGCGTCAGCAACAACATTGCCATCACTGCCGGTATCGGCGGTGGCCTGAACAAGGACGGCAAGGTTGGCGGCCGCGTCGGTGTGATCTTCGGCTGGTAA